A single window of Nicotiana sylvestris chromosome 5, ASM39365v2, whole genome shotgun sequence DNA harbors:
- the LOC138868980 gene encoding uncharacterized protein: MDVKSAFLNDYLNEEVFVKQPPGFDIEEFPDYVFKGKVDNTLFLRSKGKNVLIVQVYLDDIIFGATNEAMCKEFAEMMGNELEMTMMGELNFFLGLQIKKSTLGTTHFLGSCLMSWATLRKYVKSEKVVRDIVAKVDIMVKEVVVQGELVQIITSQVKLSPSKLNVLVFAIDVAPLDFVPPTSGKPRVEEPTVEKNVAYMEKGWTEDEDDNRGENKEGVVGRHEGHPTQDIANEEKKSENEGDSGEEKESETKDRIDEQVDDSAEEEKNNEKEGESESEGDDQEKASESEGEDEESEDKNKNMSGESESSMTIGNTIIAPLEEASEEKRTEEPGPLLTPFTGDEEVSSNEDNLPLSKIGKKPRKNLVKETKSVVPERKEVAPPVGTPFTRSKIKVVYEQIIKESEVPRSQESKFQLWNL; the protein is encoded by the exons ATGGATGTAAAAAGTGCATTCTTGAACGACTATCTGAATGAGGAAGTGTTTGTTAAACAACCTCCTGGGTTTGACATTGAAGAATTTCCTGACTATGTGTTCAA AGGAAAGGTGGACAACACTTTGTTTTTGAGGAGCAAAGGCAAGAATGTTCTGATTGTACAAGTATATCTGGATGACATTATCTTTGGAGCTACTAATGAAGCAATGTGCAAGGAATTTGCTGAGATGATGGGGAATGAGCTTGAAATGACCATGATGGGTGAATTGAACTTCTTCTTGGGGTTGCAAATCAA GAAAAGCACTTTAGGAACAACACATTTCCTAGGTTCTTGTCTGATGTCTTGG GCTACTCTAAGAAAATATGTCAAGAGTGAAAAGGTAGTGCGTGATATTGTTGCTAAAGTAGACATAATGGTTAAGGAAGTTGTGGTTCAGGGGGAATTAGTACAAATTATTACAAGTCAGGTAAAACTCTCTCCCTCAAAATTAAATGTTCTGGTATTTGCTATAGATGTTGCACCCTTAGATTTTGTCCCACCCACAAGTGGTAAACCACGAGTTGAGGAACCCACTGTAGAAAAGAATGTAGCATATATGGAAAAGGG TTGGACGGAGGATGAAGATGATAATAGAGGTGAAAATAAAGAAGGGGTAGTGGGCAGGCATGAGGGACATCCTACTCAGGACATTGCTAATGAAGAGAAAAAGAGCGAGAATGAGGGAGATTCTGGTGAAGAGAAGGAGAGTGAGACAAAAGATAGGATAGATGAACAAGTGGATGACTCtgcagaagaagaaaagaataacGAAAAAGAGGGTGAGTCTGAGAGTGAAGGTgatgatcaagaaaaggcaagtGAGAGTGAAGGAGAGGATGAAGAAAGTGAGGACAAGAATAAGAATATGAGTGGGGAATCTGAAAGCTCTATGActattgggaacactatcatagCCCCTTTAGAAGAAGCAAGTGAAGAGAAAAGGACTGAAGAACCTGGGCCCTTGTTAACTCCTTTTACTGGAGATGAGGAGGTCAGTAGTAATGAAGATAACTTGCCCTTGTCTAAAATAGGGAAGAAACCCAGGAAGAATCTTGTGAAAGAAACTAAGTCTGTCGTCCCTGAAAGGAAAGAAGTGGCTCCTCCTGTCGGGACTCCTTTCACAAGGAGTAAAATAAAGGTTGTTTATGAACAAATCATTAAGGAGTCCGAGGTGCCAAGAAGCCAAGAAAGCAAGTTTCAGTTGTGGAACCTGTAG
- the LOC104238924 gene encoding NAC domain-containing protein 7-like: MMNSFSQVPPGFRFHPTDEELVDYYLRKKITSRRIDVDVIKDIDLYKIEPWDLQELCRMGTEEQSDWYFFSHKDKKYPTGTRTNRATAAGFWKATGRDKAIYSKHDLIGMRKTLVYYKGRAPNGQKSDFIMHEYRLETDPNGAPQEEGWVICRVFKKKIAAIRMDTSEHGSPIWYDDQLSFMPDNMDSPKPQYPPSNTFTNYNHHYPNNYPNCKKELDNLHYQISPHHQNQQFLQLPLLEINSKLLAAAPPGISCSSMPMPIFGINVNQEHMHPTFGNNVNRGCTNDQVEDQVTDWRVLDKFVASQLSQEEENNYSNAANARGDDSNLMVNNLDKQELAPENTSTASSSSQIDLWK, translated from the exons ATGATGAATTCTTTCTCACAAGTTCCTCCAGGTTTCAGATTTCACCCAACTGATGAAGAACTCGTCGATTATTACCTTAGGAAGAAAATCACCTCAAGAAGgattgatgttgatgttattaAAGACATCGATCTCTACAAAATTGAGCCATGGGATCTTCAAG AATTATGCAGAATGGGCACAGAAGAACAAAGTGACTGGTACTTCTTCAGCCACAAAGATAAAAAATATCCAACAGGGACAAGAACAAATAGAGCAACAGCAGCAGGATTCTGGAAAGCAACAGGAAGGGACAAGGCTATTTATTCTAAGCACGACTTGATTGGCATGAGGAAGACCTTAGTTTATTATAAAGGGAGGGCTCCAAATGGACAAAAATCTGACTTTATTATGCATGAATACCGACTTGAGACTGATCCAAATGGTGCTCCTCAG GAAGAAGGATGGGTTATATGTAGAGTGTTCAAGAAGAAAATAGCAGCTATTAGGATGGATACTAGTGAACATGGCTCACCAATTTGGTACGATGATCAACTTTCATTCATGCCTGACAATATGGACTCCCCCAAGCCACAGTACCCTCCCTCTAATACCTTCACTAACTATAACCATCACTATCCTAATAATTACCCTAATTGCAAGAAGGAACTCGATAATTTGCACTACCAAATCtcacctcatcatcaaaatcagCAATTTCTTCAGCTTCCTCTTTTAGAAATTAATTCTAAACTTCTAGCAGCAGCACCTCCTGGAATAAGTTGCAGCTCAATGCCAATGCCAATATTTGGCATTAATGTTAATCAAGAACATATGCATCCTACGTTTGGAAACAACGTTAATAGAGGTTGTACTAATGACCAAGTTGAGGATCAAGTGACCGATTGGCGAGTTCTCGACAAATTTGTAGCTTCTCAACTTAGTCAAGAAGAGGAGAATAACTATTCAAATGCAGCAAATGCTCGGGGCGACGACTCAAATTTGATGGTCAATAATTTGGACAAGCAAGAACTGGCTCCAGAAAATACCTCCACGGCATCCTCCAGTTCTCAAATTGATTTGTGGAAGTGA